AATCTAGACAATTTCCCTAACCGAGGACAAGGCAAGCGCTCACGCAGGTATGCCGTTTTGCGGCGTATCTCGGTTTGCTGTGTAAGCAACAGCCCTATTGGGGCGTGGGTCGTTTGCGTTTATCGGTTAGTGGCTGTCTAGAGCCCCGTTCAGGTAAATGCAACGATCTGCGCCTTTTTTGTATCCATACAAAATTTGGCGAGGCTCTTTGTAGAGCAGGGGCGAACTCCGGATGTTTAACAGAAGGAATGGTGCCTATGGAAGACGAAGAATTCTCCGAACGTCCCGGTTTTCTCAAAAAAATCGGAAATTTTTTCAGCTTGCTCGATAGCGAAATCATCTTTCTTCACATGCGTTTTGTGAAGAATATTCTAGATAGGGAGTCGCAGGCTCGGGAACAAGGCCTTATCGCTAAAAGACTTCGTTTTGAGACGGTTGGAGCCTTCATTATTTGGCTTGTGGCTCTCCCTTGTCATGCGTCGAAATATTCCACACACAAATATAAGCAGGCGTTTGTCCGTTTTGTTATTTCGGCAGTTCTCGCTTTTTTGCCGATGACGCTATTGTCGGTCTTTGTTGATCAGGTCTGTCCGTCTTACAAGGAATTTTTTAAGGATAACATTTTCATTGTTTGGACCGTGATGACGGTGCTGTCTCTGCTCTTTTTTGTGAAATTTGGTTTGGTTTTAATAAGAATTGTCTCGTGTTTGCTGTTGCTTGCGATTCTCATTGCTTCGCTTGCGTTCACTGGTGATAGATCTCCCGAAACACGTTCGGTTATATGCATTGTAATCGAAGTGGTGGTAGGGGTGTTTTTCCTGCTATGGAATTTTTGGCCCAAGGAAAAAATGCAGGAAGACGTAGAAGCTGAAGAAGATTTCGAAGATTGATTTTATGGTCTCCTAGGAGCCACATAGTAACGATAGGGACCACAAAAAATTTGCATATGCAAATCACGCTGTGTTGAAACCCGCGCGACATGGTGTGCAACAGAATGCGGGATAACATACTCTAGAGGTATATTATGAAAACAATAAAGAAAATGGCTTACAAGAAGCCGCGTCTGATTGCAAAAAACAATCCGACCGGAAGCTTTGCTGCTGGTTGCCCGTCGGATACTCGTTGTGGCTCGCAAAGTTGCCTTAACTGCGAACGTACTGAGTAAGACGTAAATCAATTCTCCGACGCGATGGAGTAATATTCATCGCGTTTGGATTTTTTTCATCAAAAAAGGATTTGTATGATTGCTAATAATCAATTGCTTAAGGAAATTCTCTTAGAGCAGCTTCGTAATAATTTTTCTACAGACTTTTACATTAATACTTTAATAAGATATAAAAATACATATGAGGATGAGGATATGGAGACTATTCGTCAAATGGTAGTTGAAGAAATACAGAACAAAGCGGAGGAATTAATTCGTCAAATCAACAGTATTCAATTTGGTAATAAGGAGTAAATATTGTATGGGTGCTTTTAGAGACTCTTTAAAAAATATAAAAGAAGTTGCTAATAAGTCGATAGATTGTTCCATAAGTAATGTTGAGAAATCATATAATAATAGATTGAATGATGTAGAAAAAATTGTGAATGAAATCAAAAGAGAGTTTGAAAATGATTGTGAAGATGAAAATTTTCACGATTTTTCTATTGAGAAATCAAAAAGAGAATCAAATAAGATACATGGACAAGATTTCTTCCTAACAATAAAAAAAGGTGAAAAAACTTGCGTAAGAATAATGATAGAGGTTTTTTACAGCAAGGCTGAATTTGACGTATACAAAGAAAAAGAAAAAATTTCCTCTTCAACAAACATAAACGATTGCTGCGATATGGTTAAGCAAATAATCAACGATGTAATCTGTTCAAAGAATAACGAGGCTGATGTATAATGTTCTATCGACAATCTCGTGACACATTTATCCGGTCTATTGGTGAATATGGCTATATCTATAGTCAGCTTACCAAGCATGACCGCACCTATACTCAGGAAGGTGGTGCATTTCTTAAAGCTCTCTCTCGCGAGCCTCAGAGCTTAGAAATGCTTGCTGTAAAGGCCTGCGAATGCTTTGAAGGAATCACTCCATTAGATATTCAGACGGATATGCAAGATTTTTTGGATTCCTTGGTTGCCGACCGCTACTTGGTTTCTGGAAATACTGTTGAAGAGTGTGCGGCAATGGATACCTATTTCAGCTATGCAGAAAATCCCAAAACACTGTTCACGTATAATGCTCTGCAAAATTCCGATGATGAAAATCTCTATGCGGATACGCAAGATGTTTTAGGAGCATATTACCGTGAGCATCCGCAAATCCATAGTTGTCAAATTGAAACAACAAATCGTTGCAATGAAAGGTGTATTCATTGCTATATTCCCCATGAACTGAAGAATGTGGTTTTGCCTTATGAAGTAATTGAAAGCGTCCTTAACCAATTGCATGATTTGCGAGTGATGGGCTTGACGCTATCGGGTGGCGAATTTTTTACGCATCCTGATGCAGAAAAGATTTTGCGCAAGGCTCGTGAACTCGATTTTAGTTTTTATGTGCTGTCGAACATTACCTTGATTACACCGCATATGATTGATGTTCTTAAAGAAGTCAATCCGAATTATGTACAGACATCGCTTTATAGTGTTATTCCTGAAGAACACGACCATATTACGCAACTTAAAGGCTCCTGTGCGAAAACCAAGGCTGCTATTGATGCGTTGATTTCGGCGAATATCCCTGTACAAATCAGTTGCCCAGTGATGAAAACGAATTATCATACCTACAAAGATGTACTGAAATACGCTTATGAACGTAATTGTAAGGCTCGGACCGATTATGTAATGATGGCACGGTACGATTTTACGACGGATAATCTTGCGGAACGTTTGACTATTGAGCAGACTGAAGAATTACTCAAAGATATTATTCAATTTGACAAAGATTATCTTGATTTTACGGATATGCCTGTTCGTCCAATATCACGGGAAGATTGGGGAAATCGTCCTTTCTGTGGGGTTGGTATGAACAATCTCTGCATTGCAAGCGATGGTATTGTATATCCTTGCAGCGGTTGGCAGGGAATGGCGTGTGGTAATGTTCGTGAACAGTCTATCAAGGATATTTGGGAAAAGTCTCCGCAATTGAATAAGCTCCGTAATCTTACCAAATCTGCTATTCCGCAATGCTATGATTGTGAAGATCGACAATTCTGTGCGCCTTGTCTTGTTCGTAATTTCAATGAAAGTGGTGGAGACTATTTGAAAGTGGCTCCGCACTTCTGTAAGGCAGCCCACTTGAATCGCAAACTTGTGGAAGAGGCCAAAGTTAGGAAAAGAGCAAAACAGAATGCCTAAATTGAAAAATCTTGACTTGGAGATTTCTAATCCGTGTAATGAACATTGCATTCATTGTTATAGAACGTGCGAACAGACCAAGCGGGGTTTTCTTTCTATTGATGATGTCAAGGAAATATTTGACGCTATAAAACCCATCCGCGAAGAAAAAATTAATGTTCTTTTGACTGGAGGCGAAACGTTATTAAACAGGGACTGGAGAAAAATTTTAGTCCACTCTATGGAGGAAAATGCCAGAGTAACCTTGTTTACGAACGGAACTTTGATGAGTGACAAAGATGTTCAATTTCTCGCTAAATTCAAGAATAATCCGCATTTTAAGGAAGTTCAAATATCGCTCTATTCGTTGCA
The genomic region above belongs to Fibrobacter sp. UWP2 and contains:
- a CDS encoding radical SAM protein, with the protein product MFYRQSRDTFIRSIGEYGYIYSQLTKHDRTYTQEGGAFLKALSREPQSLEMLAVKACECFEGITPLDIQTDMQDFLDSLVADRYLVSGNTVEECAAMDTYFSYAENPKTLFTYNALQNSDDENLYADTQDVLGAYYREHPQIHSCQIETTNRCNERCIHCYIPHELKNVVLPYEVIESVLNQLHDLRVMGLTLSGGEFFTHPDAEKILRKARELDFSFYVLSNITLITPHMIDVLKEVNPNYVQTSLYSVIPEEHDHITQLKGSCAKTKAAIDALISANIPVQISCPVMKTNYHTYKDVLKYAYERNCKARTDYVMMARYDFTTDNLAERLTIEQTEELLKDIIQFDKDYLDFTDMPVRPISREDWGNRPFCGVGMNNLCIASDGIVYPCSGWQGMACGNVREQSIKDIWEKSPQLNKLRNLTKSAIPQCYDCEDRQFCAPCLVRNFNESGGDYLKVAPHFCKAAHLNRKLVEEAKVRKRAKQNA